From the Amycolatopsis thermoflava N1165 genome, one window contains:
- a CDS encoding glycosyl hydrolase yields MTFVPGGTVYSGPPPAAVEPPEEGVHKQDLLAVQVAKVVGSTTAATVTLDPATVRTLGDGETWTAPEGTWAVIAYWLRGAAQQPEAGPHTEPASYVVDHFSRAGVQAVIDVWNSVILTPAIRRLLRETGGDLFEDSLEIETEATPWTPDHLAEFRRRAGYDLLPYLPVIVQRNEKYPFTFDAETTNHVRDDHNQVLSDLYHDNHLLPLRDFAHSLGMTLRVQPYGLPTDAIRSAALLDVPESESLGFKNLDDYRVLASGRDMGGRQLLSCESAAYANGAYSTTWDKVLQTMGSVFAGGVNQAVLHGFSYASAPGAAWPGFAAFSPYNGNGIGYAEAWGPRQPTWGHVPDIAGWFARTQLVLRAGVQKTDIAFFRQKGWTSTGIGAPWATNDGIPVGWTHGFLSEAMLDLPSAVVRDGRLAPDGPAYKALVLDGDIFRNKEHTLSVHAAQRLLDLARAGLPVVVVGSWTDVHAAGIALPGENDQLRTLLAQLVAQPRVRVAADANGIPGALADLGVTRDVEYDRSTIMTVHRVDDGVDYYYLANARHAENRRINAVDQDVWLTSRDRSAVPYLLDAWTGRVERIGRFERTGDRVRVRVALNPGQSMLIGFGPGDRAPHATASDGEVRFDGGKLVLRATAAGAYSTTLSTGRVVRTTVDAVPAPVPLTAWDLEVEDWQPGATPTETVKTTHRLSLTALDAWSAIPELQDVSGVGRYRTTVDLGSWRPGLGAYLELGEVFDTYRVTVNGRALPPADVLDPVVDVGPWLRPGRNTIEVEVATTLLNRLRVSNPAVFGIATRQAYGLVGPARLVPYRQEEIR; encoded by the coding sequence AACCGGAAGCCGGCCCGCACACCGAGCCGGCGTCCTACGTCGTCGACCACTTCAGCCGCGCCGGCGTACAGGCGGTGATCGACGTGTGGAACTCGGTCATCCTCACCCCTGCGATCCGCCGCCTGCTCCGCGAGACCGGCGGCGACCTGTTCGAGGACTCGCTGGAGATCGAGACCGAGGCGACCCCCTGGACACCCGATCACCTCGCCGAGTTCCGCCGCCGCGCCGGCTACGACCTGCTGCCGTACCTGCCGGTCATCGTGCAGCGCAACGAAAAGTACCCGTTCACCTTCGACGCCGAGACGACCAACCACGTCCGCGACGACCACAACCAGGTCCTCTCCGACCTCTACCACGACAACCACCTGCTCCCGCTGCGCGACTTCGCGCACAGCCTCGGCATGACCCTGCGCGTCCAGCCCTACGGACTGCCCACCGACGCGATCCGCAGCGCCGCGCTGCTCGACGTGCCGGAGAGCGAGTCGCTTGGCTTCAAGAACCTCGACGACTACCGCGTGCTCGCTTCCGGCCGCGACATGGGCGGACGGCAGCTGCTGTCGTGCGAGTCCGCCGCCTACGCCAACGGCGCCTACAGCACGACCTGGGACAAGGTGCTGCAGACGATGGGCAGCGTGTTCGCCGGTGGGGTCAACCAGGCCGTCCTGCACGGGTTTTCCTACGCGTCGGCGCCTGGCGCGGCGTGGCCGGGTTTCGCGGCGTTCTCGCCCTACAACGGCAACGGCATCGGCTACGCCGAGGCGTGGGGCCCGCGCCAGCCGACCTGGGGCCACGTGCCCGACATCGCCGGCTGGTTCGCCCGCACGCAACTCGTGCTGCGCGCCGGGGTCCAGAAGACCGACATCGCGTTCTTCCGGCAGAAGGGCTGGACCTCCACCGGCATCGGCGCGCCGTGGGCGACCAACGACGGCATCCCCGTCGGCTGGACCCACGGCTTCCTCAGCGAGGCGATGCTCGACCTGCCCAGCGCGGTCGTGCGCGACGGCCGCCTCGCCCCCGACGGTCCGGCGTACAAGGCGCTGGTCCTCGACGGCGACATCTTCCGCAACAAGGAACACACCCTGTCCGTGCACGCCGCGCAGCGGCTGCTCGACCTCGCCCGCGCCGGCCTGCCGGTCGTGGTGGTCGGCAGCTGGACCGACGTGCACGCCGCCGGCATCGCCCTGCCCGGCGAGAACGACCAGCTCCGGACCCTGCTGGCCCAGCTCGTCGCCCAGCCGCGGGTGCGGGTGGCCGCGGACGCCAACGGCATCCCCGGCGCGCTCGCCGACCTCGGCGTGACCCGCGACGTCGAGTACGACCGCTCGACGATCATGACCGTGCACCGGGTCGACGACGGCGTGGACTACTACTACCTCGCCAATGCCCGGCACGCGGAGAACCGCCGGATCAACGCCGTGGACCAGGACGTCTGGCTCACCTCCCGCGACCGCTCGGCCGTGCCGTACCTGCTCGACGCGTGGACGGGGCGTGTCGAGCGCATCGGCCGGTTCGAGCGCACCGGCGACCGGGTGCGCGTGCGGGTCGCGCTCAACCCGGGGCAGTCGATGCTGATCGGCTTCGGCCCCGGCGACCGCGCCCCGCACGCCACCGCCTCCGACGGCGAGGTCCGGTTCGACGGCGGCAAGCTGGTCCTGCGCGCCACCGCGGCCGGCGCCTACTCGACCACGTTGTCCACCGGCCGCGTCGTCCGCACCACCGTGGATGCGGTGCCCGCGCCGGTGCCGCTGACCGCGTGGGACCTCGAGGTCGAGGACTGGCAGCCGGGCGCGACGCCCACCGAGACGGTCAAGACGACGCACCGGCTCAGCCTGACCGCCCTCGACGCCTGGTCGGCGATCCCGGAACTGCAGGACGTCTCCGGTGTCGGCCGCTACCGCACGACGGTCGACCTCGGTTCGTGGCGTCCCGGCCTCGGCGCCTACCTCGAACTCGGCGAGGTGTTCGACACCTACCGCGTCACCGTCAACGGCCGCGCCCTGCCGCCCGCCGACGTGCTCGACCCGGTGGTGGACGTCGGGCCGTGGCTGCGTCCCGGCCGCAACACCATCGAGGTCGAGGTCGCCACGACCCTGCTCAACCGGCTGCGCGTGAGCAACCCCGCCGTGTTCGGGATCGCCACCCGTCAGGCCTACGGGCTGGTGGGCCCGGCCCGGCTCGTGCCCTACCGCCAGGAGGAGATCCGATGA
- a CDS encoding beta-L-arabinofuranosidase domain-containing protein — protein sequence MTAFTRRGVFGLAAAAGLVAALPPAAATADTARPRPLELGRVRLLDSRYRQNMERTVAYLRFVDADRLLHMFRVTAGLPSTAEPCGGWEAPGIQLRGHTTGHLLSGLALAAANTGDTELAGKGARIVAALAECQAAAPAAGFTEGYLSAFPEQAFADLEAGKVVWAPYYTIHKIMAGLLDQYRLLGNRQALDVLLGMARWARARMANLSREAQQKVLHTEFGGMNETLASLALVTGDRQHLETAKLFDHDEIFVPLSQRRDTLAGRHANTDIAKIVGAAVEWDATGEEYYRTIATYFWDQVVHHHTYVIGGNANAEFFGPPDQIVSQLGENTCENCNSYNMLKLSRLLFLRDPSRTDYLDYSEWTLLNQMLGEQDPDSAHGFVTYYTGLVPGAQRKGKDGVVSDPGTYSSDYGNFTCDHGTGLETHVKYAENVYYAADDGLWVNQFIPSEVDHGGARIRLETEYPYDETVRLHVSGSGAFALRVRIPSWATHAKLFVNGEAVRAEPGRFAVVRRRWRDGDVVELRLPMTVEWRPAPDNPAVHALTYGPLVLAARHGDTVPAVIPTVDPRSLRREPGRVEFSVQAGDQRLRLSPFLDVHHEHYSVYFALPPSRPAPRTVAVFPLRDARESSGRWPDAELAGGAVFGDRGVELNGAGAHVRLPSGLLANLTGATIAMWVRADTIVNSTRVFDLGFNAQSYAFLTPRTGLGRARFAMKLAGMEGEDFADAAVPLTAGVWTHVAVTLGERIRLYFDGELTGENPAPRMSPLLLGATQLNYLGRSQNAKHPYLDGAVADFRLYGRELTAAEVREVATGS from the coding sequence ATGACCGCGTTCACCCGTCGCGGCGTGTTCGGGCTGGCCGCGGCGGCGGGGCTGGTGGCGGCGCTGCCACCCGCCGCCGCGACCGCGGACACCGCCCGGCCGCGCCCGCTCGAACTCGGCCGGGTCCGCCTGCTCGACTCGCGCTACCGGCAGAACATGGAGCGGACCGTCGCGTACCTGCGGTTCGTCGACGCCGACCGGCTGCTGCACATGTTCCGGGTCACCGCGGGCCTGCCCAGCACGGCCGAACCCTGCGGTGGCTGGGAGGCGCCGGGCATCCAGCTGCGCGGCCACACCACCGGCCACCTGCTGTCCGGCCTGGCCCTGGCGGCCGCGAACACCGGCGACACCGAGCTGGCCGGCAAGGGAGCGCGGATCGTCGCCGCGCTGGCCGAATGCCAGGCCGCCGCGCCCGCCGCCGGGTTCACCGAGGGCTACCTGTCAGCCTTCCCCGAGCAGGCGTTCGCCGATCTCGAAGCGGGCAAGGTCGTGTGGGCGCCCTACTACACCATCCACAAGATCATGGCCGGGCTGCTCGACCAGTACCGCCTGCTCGGCAACCGCCAGGCGCTCGACGTGCTGCTCGGCATGGCGCGGTGGGCTCGCGCCCGCATGGCGAACCTGTCGCGCGAGGCGCAGCAGAAGGTGCTGCACACCGAGTTCGGCGGCATGAACGAGACCCTGGCGAGCCTCGCCCTGGTGACGGGTGACCGGCAGCACCTGGAGACCGCGAAGCTGTTCGACCACGACGAGATCTTCGTGCCGCTGTCCCAGCGGCGGGACACGCTCGCCGGGCGGCACGCCAACACCGACATCGCCAAGATCGTCGGCGCGGCCGTCGAATGGGACGCCACCGGCGAGGAGTACTACCGCACGATCGCGACCTACTTCTGGGACCAGGTCGTGCACCACCACACCTATGTCATCGGCGGCAACGCCAACGCCGAGTTCTTCGGCCCGCCCGACCAGATCGTCAGCCAGCTCGGCGAGAACACCTGCGAGAACTGCAACAGCTACAACATGCTGAAGCTGAGCCGCCTGCTGTTCCTGCGGGACCCGTCGCGCACCGACTACCTGGACTACTCGGAGTGGACCCTGCTCAACCAGATGCTGGGGGAGCAGGACCCGGACTCCGCGCACGGGTTCGTCACCTACTACACCGGCCTCGTCCCCGGCGCACAGCGCAAGGGCAAGGACGGCGTGGTGTCGGACCCCGGCACGTACTCCAGCGACTACGGCAACTTCACCTGCGACCACGGCACCGGCCTGGAGACGCACGTGAAGTACGCCGAGAACGTCTACTACGCCGCCGACGACGGGTTGTGGGTCAACCAGTTCATCCCATCCGAAGTGGACCACGGCGGCGCCCGGATCCGGCTGGAGACCGAGTACCCCTACGACGAAACCGTGCGGCTGCACGTGTCCGGTTCCGGCGCGTTCGCGCTGCGGGTGCGGATCCCGTCCTGGGCCACGCACGCGAAGCTGTTCGTCAACGGCGAGGCGGTGCGCGCCGAGCCCGGCCGGTTCGCCGTGGTGCGGCGGCGGTGGCGCGACGGGGACGTGGTGGAGCTGCGGCTGCCGATGACTGTGGAGTGGCGGCCGGCGCCGGACAACCCGGCCGTGCACGCCCTCACCTACGGCCCGCTGGTGCTCGCCGCCCGCCACGGCGACACCGTGCCCGCGGTGATCCCCACGGTCGACCCGAGGTCGCTGCGGCGCGAGCCGGGACGCGTGGAGTTCAGCGTGCAGGCCGGGGACCAGCGGCTGCGGCTGAGCCCGTTCCTGGACGTGCACCACGAGCACTACAGCGTGTACTTCGCGCTGCCGCCGTCGCGTCCCGCGCCGCGGACGGTGGCCGTGTTCCCGCTGCGCGACGCCCGGGAGAGCAGCGGCCGGTGGCCGGACGCGGAGCTCGCCGGCGGCGCGGTGTTCGGTGACCGCGGCGTGGAGCTCAACGGCGCCGGCGCCCACGTGCGGTTGCCGTCGGGGCTGCTGGCGAACCTCACCGGGGCGACGATCGCGATGTGGGTGCGGGCCGACACCATCGTGAACTCCACGCGCGTGTTCGATCTCGGGTTCAACGCCCAGTCCTACGCCTTCCTCACGCCACGCACCGGCCTCGGGCGGGCCCGCTTCGCGATGAAGCTGGCCGGCATGGAGGGCGAGGACTTCGCCGACGCCGCGGTGCCCTTGACCGCCGGGGTGTGGACGCACGTAGCGGTGACGCTGGGCGAGCGGATCCGGTTGTACTTCGACGGCGAGCTGACCGGCGAGAACCCGGCACCACGCATGAGCCCGCTGCTGCTCGGCGCGACGCAGCTCAACTACCTGGGCCGCTCGCAGAACGCCAAGCACCCCTACCTGGACGGCGCGGTCGCCGACTTCCGGCTGTACGGCCGCGAGCTGACCGCCGCCGAGGTCCGTGAGGTGGCCACGGGCAGCTGA
- a CDS encoding SDR family NAD(P)-dependent oxidoreductase, with product MRLDLSGRTALVTGSTQGIGAAIALGLARAGARVAVNGRGADKVTKAIEQLTTEVPDAQVVPVVADLASEQGARDAVDQLPRADILVNNLGIFNSADPLEITDDEWRRYFEVNVLAAVRLTRAYLPGMTERGWGRVQYIASDSAIVIPAEMIHYGMSKTALLGVSRGFAKAAAGTGVTVNAVIAGPTHTGGVEDFVYQLVDRNLPWDEAQKEFMRVHRPQSLLQRLIEPEEIANMVVYLSSPQASATTGAAVRVDGGYVDSIVP from the coding sequence ATGCGTCTCGATCTGAGCGGGAGGACGGCCCTGGTCACCGGTTCCACGCAGGGCATCGGCGCGGCGATCGCGCTCGGGCTGGCGCGGGCGGGCGCCCGGGTCGCCGTGAACGGTCGCGGCGCGGACAAGGTGACGAAGGCGATCGAGCAGCTGACCACCGAGGTGCCCGACGCCCAGGTGGTGCCGGTGGTCGCCGACCTCGCGAGCGAGCAGGGCGCGCGGGACGCGGTGGACCAGCTGCCGCGTGCCGACATCCTGGTCAACAACCTGGGCATCTTCAACTCGGCCGATCCGCTGGAGATCACTGACGACGAGTGGCGCCGTTACTTCGAGGTGAACGTGCTCGCCGCGGTGCGGCTCACCCGCGCCTACCTGCCCGGCATGACCGAGCGGGGCTGGGGCCGCGTCCAGTACATCGCGAGCGACTCGGCGATCGTCATCCCCGCGGAGATGATCCACTACGGCATGTCGAAAACGGCGCTGCTGGGCGTGTCCCGCGGGTTCGCGAAGGCCGCCGCGGGCACCGGGGTGACCGTGAACGCCGTGATCGCCGGGCCGACGCACACCGGCGGCGTGGAGGACTTCGTGTACCAGCTCGTCGACCGGAACCTGCCGTGGGACGAGGCGCAGAAGGAGTTCATGCGCGTGCACCGGCCGCAGTCGTTGCTGCAGCGCCTGATCGAGCCGGAGGAGATCGCGAACATGGTGGTCTACCTCAGCTCGCCGCAGGCCTCGGCGACGACCGGGGCAGCGGTGCGCGTGGACGGGGGATACGTGGATTCGATCGTGCCCTGA